In one window of Temnothorax longispinosus isolate EJ_2023e chromosome 9, Tlon_JGU_v1, whole genome shotgun sequence DNA:
- the Pp4-19c gene encoding serine/threonine-protein phosphatase 4 catalytic subunit has protein sequence MADSSDLDRQIEQLKKCEIIKEAEVKALCAKAREILIEESNVQRVDSPVTVCGDIHGQFYDLKELFKVGGDVPETNYLFMGDFVDRGFYSVETFLLLLALKVRYPDRITLIRGNHESRQITQVYGFYDECLRKYGSITVWRYCTEIFDYLSLSAIIDGKIFCVHGGLSPSIQTLDQIRTIDRKQEVPHDGPMCDLLWSDPEDTQGWGVSPRGAGYLFGSDVVAQFNSANDIDMICRAHQLVMEGYKWHFNETVLTVWSAPNYCYRCGNVAAILELNEHLQRDFTIFEAAPQESRGIPSKKPQADYFL, from the exons ATGGCCGATTCTAGCGACCTGGATCGGCAAATCGAGCAGCTGAAGAAGTGCGAGATCATCAAGGAGGCCGAGGTCAAGGCCCTGTGCGCGAAGGCGCGTGAAATCCTGATCGAGGAGAGCAATGTACAGCGCGTTGACTCACCTGTGACA GTTTGTGGAGATATCCATGGACAGTTTTATGATTTGAAGGAGCTATTCAAAGTAGGTGGAGATGTGCCAGAAACGAATTACCTTTTTATGGGAGATTTTGTAGACCGAGGTTTTTATAGCGTCGAAACGTTTCTTCTTCTACTCGCGTTAAAG GTCCGTTACCCCGACAGAATCACGTTGATACGAGGAAATCACGAATCACGACAGATAACGCAAGTTTATGGCTTTTATGACGAGTGCTTACGCAAATACGGCAGTATAACAGTATGGCGATATTGCACAGAGATATTTGACTATTTATCGTTATCTGCCATTATTGACGGCAAGATCTTTTGTGTTCATGGTGGATTGTCGCCTAGTATTCAGACATTAGATCAAATCCGGACTATTGACAGAAAGCAAGAA GTTCCTCATGATGGGCCGATGTGTGATTTGCTATGGTCAGATCCCGAGGATACCCAAGGCTGGGGCGTGTCGCCGCGCGGTGCCGGTTATCTCTTCGGTAGCGATGTGGTAGCGCAGTTCAACTCTGCCAACGATATCGATATGATATGTCGAGCCCATCAGTTAGTAATGGAAGGCTACAAGTGGCATTTTAACGAGACTGTATTGACCGTCTGGTCTGCGCCAAATTATTGTTACAG atGTGGAAACGTAGCCGCAATATTGGAACTGAATGAACATCTGCAGAGAGACTTTACGATATTTGAAGCGGCGCCGCAGGAAAGCCGCGGAATACCCAGCAAGAAGCCACAAGCggattactttttataa
- the Eif1 gene encoding eukaryotic translation initiation factor eIF1 — MSIQNLNTFDPFADAIKGSDDDVQDGLVHIRIQQRNGRKTLTTVQGLSSEYDLKKIVRACKKEFACNGTVIEHPEYGEVLQLQGDQRENICQWLTKSGLAKPDQLKVHGF; from the exons ATGTCCATCCAGAATCTCAACACATTCG ACCCCTTTGCAGATGCAATCAAGGGTTCGGACGATGATGTCCAGGACGGTCTCGTTCATATAAGGATCCAGCAGCGGAATGGTCGCAAAACCTTAACAACGGTGCAAGGACTCTCCTCGGAATATGACTTGAAGAAAATCGTGAGAGCATGTAAAAAG GAGTTTGCCTGCAATGGGACAGTAATAGAGCACCCGGAGTACGGGGAGGTGCTGCAGCTGCAGGGGGACCAACGAGAGAATATATGCCAGTGGCTGACAAAATCTGGTCTGGCAAAACCTGACCAGCTGAAGGTCCATGGTTTTTAA
- the Larp4b gene encoding uncharacterized protein Larp4b isoform X1, which yields MNGDFGYVYMNGDIGKLPPGAVYPATPEPLGPQVAGAIGGGVPNIDYGVMNGAPSGSELILDAGVGSLEPSPQHAISMHGGAVGYSPVDVAALGDASAAPPSVPMTDLNVPGIPLEQLKQMLSSQLEYYFSRENLANDTYLLSQMDNDQYVPIWTVANFNQVKKLTKDIKLITEVLRESPNVQVDEEGQKVRPNHKRCIVILREIPDSTPLEDVKNLFSGEGCPRFISCEFAHNSSWYVTFESDEDAQKAYRFLREEVREFQGKPIMARIKAKPMNRLPMPTVAGVSGIKNGYRTPPPPPVYDPSSYTAGQQRFLYTNGTTMPQTTMPAYANQVVYQPFYPAGMMPWGPTSPAYFEMSNVFTMNGITPHNTFTRSNTRYNPRNRNRQRNGSDRSCLIDPANPSNNSNNHHHYHHHHHHHHHQPSSMPPLSNRSSHSPMTGGGNNSVSLSSSTSTYHASSLPPSKPLASSSSSSYQSGTKFHSSSSAVSSVEHVKGASSSLSSAQDQDTTAAVETSSTPSSSAPSFTRHRIHRRTKDQDAKVASGNNHSLPAIKESLPASGGSGSNSNCGGRSSGVQFDLEAAAFPPLPGLDTDHGKTSTDVGSGGSAGTVGMESSSQNRLSDVVKGTAKLKAVIKDKESGGNQPQLQQQQQPAAPAPTAVNTASRSASPGASTGAEAQGSAAASTNSANATHILNPPTANENTSSADAAALSTVALTPPSSPDKSIKTDDSNMVNGVDDAVVANTHLPAVATSTVTTATTTTTATTATSAAATTDDAETMTRCDCSNVVVVPPPTASSQNSQTQTGVASAFPIDLTRPSYAQVAQHCRELPCTKHKTDERDRNV from the exons ATGAACGGTGATTTCG GGTACGTTTACATGAATGGGGACATCGGGAAGCTGCCACCAGGGGCGGTCTACCCAGCCACCCCTGAACCTCTGGGTCCACAGGTTGCGGGCGCAATTGGTGGTGGTGTGCCTAATATAGACTACGGAGTCATGAACGGTGCGCCGAGCGGCAGTGAATTGATTCTTGACGCTGGTGTCGGCAGTCTAGAACCATCGCCCCAACACGCTATAAGCATGCACGGAGGTGCGGTTGGATACAGCCCAGTGGATGTCGCCGCGTTGGGTGACGCTTCTGCCGCTCCACCATCTGTACCAATGACAGATCTAAATGTCCCTGGTATACCTTTGGAGCAGCTCAAGCAGATGCTCTCCTCTCAGCTCGAGTATTATTTCTCCAG AGAGAATTTAGCCAACGATACCTATTTGTTGTCGCAAATGGATAATGATCAGTATGTGCCGATATGGACAGTAGCGAATTTTAACCAAGTGAAAAAACTGACGAAAGATATTAAACTTATAACAGAGGTGCTGAGAGAGTCTCCCAATGTTCAAGTTGATGAAGAGGGACAGAAAGTGAGGCCCAATCACAAACGATGTATTGTGATACTTCGTGAGATACCAGATAGCACACCGTTAGAAGATGTGAAG aatttattttctggaGAGGGATGCCCGAGGTTTATTTCGTGCGAGTTTGCTCACAATAGTTCGTGGTATGTGACGTTCGAGTCCGACGAGGATGCTCAAAAGGCCTACCGGTTTTTACGTGAAGAGGTTCGAGAATTTCAG GGAAAGCCGATAATGGCGAGAATCAAAGCTAAACCAATGAACAGGCTACCGATGCCGACGGTAGCCGGTGTAAGTGGTATAAAGAACGGCTACAGAACTCCACCCCCTCCTCCTGTCTATGATCCGAGCAGTTACACGGCTGGACAGCAACGTTTTCTCTATACCAATGGCACGACCATGCCTCAGACAACTATGCCGGCGTACGCGAACCAGGTCGTTTAT caACCGTTTTATCCGGCCGGTATGATGCCTTGGGGACCAACTAGTCCCGCTTATTTCGAGATGTCCAATGTCTTTACGATGAACGGAATCACGCCGCACAACACGTTCACGCGTTCGAACACAAGATATAATCCTCGAAATAG AAATAGACAAAGAAACGGCTCCGATCGAAGCTGCTTAATAGACCCGGCCAATCCCAGCAACAACAGTAACAACCATCACCACTATCACCATCATcatcaccaccaccatcatCAGCCGTCGTCTATGCCACCGCTGAGTAATCGTAGTTCTCATTCTCCTATGACCGGTGGTGGCAACAATAGTGTGTCCCTGAGCTCTTCTACGTCCACTTATCACGCCTCGAGTTTGCCTCCTTCGAAGCCGCTCGCCTCTTCGTCCTCTTCTTCCTACCAGTCCGGCACAAAGTTCCATTCTTCGTCGTCCGCCGTGTCGTCTGTTGAACACGTAAAGGGAGCTTCCTCCTCGTTGTCCTCCGCGCAGGATCAGGACACAACGGCAGCGGTCGAGACCTCCTCCACACCCTCCTCCTCGGCGCCTTCGTTTACCCGCCACCGTATCCATCGCAGGACCAAAGATCAGGACGCGAAGGTAGCAAGCGGGAACAACCATTCGCTGCCGGCGATTAAGGAATCCCTGCCAGCGAGCGGAGGCAGCGGCAGCAACAGCAATTGTGGCGGCCGCAGTAGCGGCGTGCAGTTTGACCTCGAGGCTGCCGCATTCCCACCCCTGCCCGGCCTCGACACCGACCACGGCAAAACGTCGACCGACGTAGGTAGCGGTGGCAGCGCCGGCACTGTCGGCATGGAGTCTTCGTCGCAGAATCGATTGTCCGATGTTGTCAAGGGTACCGCCAAGCTCAAGGCCGTTATCAAGGACAAGGAAAGTGGTGGTAACCAGCCTCAGttgcagcaacagcaacagcccGCAGCGCCTGCGCCAACAGCGGTGAACACCGCCAGTAGATCCGCTAGTCCTGGAGCGAGTACCGGAGCAGAGGCGCAGGGAAGCGCTGCCGCATCGACGAATTCTGCGAACGCCACGCATATCCTTAATCCGCCGACGGCCAACGAGAATACGTCGTCGGCCGACGCTGCCGCGCTCAGCACCGTCGCGCTCACTCCCCCGTCATCTCCTGATAA ATCTATAAAGACTGACGACTCGAACATGGTGAACGGTGTGGACGACGCTGTAGTTGCGAATACGCACCTGCCGGCAGTGGCTACGTCGACGGTAACGACGgctacgacgacgacaacggcAACGACGGCGACGTCAGCCGCAGCGACCACGGACGATGCCGAGACGATGACCAGGTGCGACTGTagcaacgtcgtcgtcgtccctCCTCCTACTGCCTCTTCACAGAACTCTCAAACGCAAACTGGAGTGGCCTCTGCCTTCCCTATA GATCTTACGAGGCCAAGCTATGCCCAAGTAGCGCAACATTGCCGTGAGCTACCTTGTACAAAACACAAAACAGACGAGAGGGATAGAAATGTTTAA
- the Larp4b gene encoding uncharacterized protein Larp4b isoform X2: MNGYVYMNGDIGKLPPGAVYPATPEPLGPQVAGAIGGGVPNIDYGVMNGAPSGSELILDAGVGSLEPSPQHAISMHGGAVGYSPVDVAALGDASAAPPSVPMTDLNVPGIPLEQLKQMLSSQLEYYFSRENLANDTYLLSQMDNDQYVPIWTVANFNQVKKLTKDIKLITEVLRESPNVQVDEEGQKVRPNHKRCIVILREIPDSTPLEDVKNLFSGEGCPRFISCEFAHNSSWYVTFESDEDAQKAYRFLREEVREFQGKPIMARIKAKPMNRLPMPTVAGVSGIKNGYRTPPPPPVYDPSSYTAGQQRFLYTNGTTMPQTTMPAYANQVVYQPFYPAGMMPWGPTSPAYFEMSNVFTMNGITPHNTFTRSNTRYNPRNRNRQRNGSDRSCLIDPANPSNNSNNHHHYHHHHHHHHHQPSSMPPLSNRSSHSPMTGGGNNSVSLSSSTSTYHASSLPPSKPLASSSSSSYQSGTKFHSSSSAVSSVEHVKGASSSLSSAQDQDTTAAVETSSTPSSSAPSFTRHRIHRRTKDQDAKVASGNNHSLPAIKESLPASGGSGSNSNCGGRSSGVQFDLEAAAFPPLPGLDTDHGKTSTDVGSGGSAGTVGMESSSQNRLSDVVKGTAKLKAVIKDKESGGNQPQLQQQQQPAAPAPTAVNTASRSASPGASTGAEAQGSAAASTNSANATHILNPPTANENTSSADAAALSTVALTPPSSPDKSIKTDDSNMVNGVDDAVVANTHLPAVATSTVTTATTTTTATTATSAAATTDDAETMTRCDCSNVVVVPPPTASSQNSQTQTGVASAFPIDLTRPSYAQVAQHCRELPCTKHKTDERDRNV; the protein is encoded by the exons ATGAACG GGTACGTTTACATGAATGGGGACATCGGGAAGCTGCCACCAGGGGCGGTCTACCCAGCCACCCCTGAACCTCTGGGTCCACAGGTTGCGGGCGCAATTGGTGGTGGTGTGCCTAATATAGACTACGGAGTCATGAACGGTGCGCCGAGCGGCAGTGAATTGATTCTTGACGCTGGTGTCGGCAGTCTAGAACCATCGCCCCAACACGCTATAAGCATGCACGGAGGTGCGGTTGGATACAGCCCAGTGGATGTCGCCGCGTTGGGTGACGCTTCTGCCGCTCCACCATCTGTACCAATGACAGATCTAAATGTCCCTGGTATACCTTTGGAGCAGCTCAAGCAGATGCTCTCCTCTCAGCTCGAGTATTATTTCTCCAG AGAGAATTTAGCCAACGATACCTATTTGTTGTCGCAAATGGATAATGATCAGTATGTGCCGATATGGACAGTAGCGAATTTTAACCAAGTGAAAAAACTGACGAAAGATATTAAACTTATAACAGAGGTGCTGAGAGAGTCTCCCAATGTTCAAGTTGATGAAGAGGGACAGAAAGTGAGGCCCAATCACAAACGATGTATTGTGATACTTCGTGAGATACCAGATAGCACACCGTTAGAAGATGTGAAG aatttattttctggaGAGGGATGCCCGAGGTTTATTTCGTGCGAGTTTGCTCACAATAGTTCGTGGTATGTGACGTTCGAGTCCGACGAGGATGCTCAAAAGGCCTACCGGTTTTTACGTGAAGAGGTTCGAGAATTTCAG GGAAAGCCGATAATGGCGAGAATCAAAGCTAAACCAATGAACAGGCTACCGATGCCGACGGTAGCCGGTGTAAGTGGTATAAAGAACGGCTACAGAACTCCACCCCCTCCTCCTGTCTATGATCCGAGCAGTTACACGGCTGGACAGCAACGTTTTCTCTATACCAATGGCACGACCATGCCTCAGACAACTATGCCGGCGTACGCGAACCAGGTCGTTTAT caACCGTTTTATCCGGCCGGTATGATGCCTTGGGGACCAACTAGTCCCGCTTATTTCGAGATGTCCAATGTCTTTACGATGAACGGAATCACGCCGCACAACACGTTCACGCGTTCGAACACAAGATATAATCCTCGAAATAG AAATAGACAAAGAAACGGCTCCGATCGAAGCTGCTTAATAGACCCGGCCAATCCCAGCAACAACAGTAACAACCATCACCACTATCACCATCATcatcaccaccaccatcatCAGCCGTCGTCTATGCCACCGCTGAGTAATCGTAGTTCTCATTCTCCTATGACCGGTGGTGGCAACAATAGTGTGTCCCTGAGCTCTTCTACGTCCACTTATCACGCCTCGAGTTTGCCTCCTTCGAAGCCGCTCGCCTCTTCGTCCTCTTCTTCCTACCAGTCCGGCACAAAGTTCCATTCTTCGTCGTCCGCCGTGTCGTCTGTTGAACACGTAAAGGGAGCTTCCTCCTCGTTGTCCTCCGCGCAGGATCAGGACACAACGGCAGCGGTCGAGACCTCCTCCACACCCTCCTCCTCGGCGCCTTCGTTTACCCGCCACCGTATCCATCGCAGGACCAAAGATCAGGACGCGAAGGTAGCAAGCGGGAACAACCATTCGCTGCCGGCGATTAAGGAATCCCTGCCAGCGAGCGGAGGCAGCGGCAGCAACAGCAATTGTGGCGGCCGCAGTAGCGGCGTGCAGTTTGACCTCGAGGCTGCCGCATTCCCACCCCTGCCCGGCCTCGACACCGACCACGGCAAAACGTCGACCGACGTAGGTAGCGGTGGCAGCGCCGGCACTGTCGGCATGGAGTCTTCGTCGCAGAATCGATTGTCCGATGTTGTCAAGGGTACCGCCAAGCTCAAGGCCGTTATCAAGGACAAGGAAAGTGGTGGTAACCAGCCTCAGttgcagcaacagcaacagcccGCAGCGCCTGCGCCAACAGCGGTGAACACCGCCAGTAGATCCGCTAGTCCTGGAGCGAGTACCGGAGCAGAGGCGCAGGGAAGCGCTGCCGCATCGACGAATTCTGCGAACGCCACGCATATCCTTAATCCGCCGACGGCCAACGAGAATACGTCGTCGGCCGACGCTGCCGCGCTCAGCACCGTCGCGCTCACTCCCCCGTCATCTCCTGATAA ATCTATAAAGACTGACGACTCGAACATGGTGAACGGTGTGGACGACGCTGTAGTTGCGAATACGCACCTGCCGGCAGTGGCTACGTCGACGGTAACGACGgctacgacgacgacaacggcAACGACGGCGACGTCAGCCGCAGCGACCACGGACGATGCCGAGACGATGACCAGGTGCGACTGTagcaacgtcgtcgtcgtccctCCTCCTACTGCCTCTTCACAGAACTCTCAAACGCAAACTGGAGTGGCCTCTGCCTTCCCTATA GATCTTACGAGGCCAAGCTATGCCCAAGTAGCGCAACATTGCCGTGAGCTACCTTGTACAAAACACAAAACAGACGAGAGGGATAGAAATGTTTAA
- the Larp4b gene encoding uncharacterized protein Larp4b isoform X3 — protein MNGDIGKLPPGAVYPATPEPLGPQVAGAIGGGVPNIDYGVMNGAPSGSELILDAGVGSLEPSPQHAISMHGGAVGYSPVDVAALGDASAAPPSVPMTDLNVPGIPLEQLKQMLSSQLEYYFSRENLANDTYLLSQMDNDQYVPIWTVANFNQVKKLTKDIKLITEVLRESPNVQVDEEGQKVRPNHKRCIVILREIPDSTPLEDVKNLFSGEGCPRFISCEFAHNSSWYVTFESDEDAQKAYRFLREEVREFQGKPIMARIKAKPMNRLPMPTVAGVSGIKNGYRTPPPPPVYDPSSYTAGQQRFLYTNGTTMPQTTMPAYANQVVYQPFYPAGMMPWGPTSPAYFEMSNVFTMNGITPHNTFTRSNTRYNPRNRNRQRNGSDRSCLIDPANPSNNSNNHHHYHHHHHHHHHQPSSMPPLSNRSSHSPMTGGGNNSVSLSSSTSTYHASSLPPSKPLASSSSSSYQSGTKFHSSSSAVSSVEHVKGASSSLSSAQDQDTTAAVETSSTPSSSAPSFTRHRIHRRTKDQDAKVASGNNHSLPAIKESLPASGGSGSNSNCGGRSSGVQFDLEAAAFPPLPGLDTDHGKTSTDVGSGGSAGTVGMESSSQNRLSDVVKGTAKLKAVIKDKESGGNQPQLQQQQQPAAPAPTAVNTASRSASPGASTGAEAQGSAAASTNSANATHILNPPTANENTSSADAAALSTVALTPPSSPDKSIKTDDSNMVNGVDDAVVANTHLPAVATSTVTTATTTTTATTATSAAATTDDAETMTRCDCSNVVVVPPPTASSQNSQTQTGVASAFPIDLTRPSYAQVAQHCRELPCTKHKTDERDRNV, from the exons ATGAATGGGGACATCGGGAAGCTGCCACCAGGGGCGGTCTACCCAGCCACCCCTGAACCTCTGGGTCCACAGGTTGCGGGCGCAATTGGTGGTGGTGTGCCTAATATAGACTACGGAGTCATGAACGGTGCGCCGAGCGGCAGTGAATTGATTCTTGACGCTGGTGTCGGCAGTCTAGAACCATCGCCCCAACACGCTATAAGCATGCACGGAGGTGCGGTTGGATACAGCCCAGTGGATGTCGCCGCGTTGGGTGACGCTTCTGCCGCTCCACCATCTGTACCAATGACAGATCTAAATGTCCCTGGTATACCTTTGGAGCAGCTCAAGCAGATGCTCTCCTCTCAGCTCGAGTATTATTTCTCCAG AGAGAATTTAGCCAACGATACCTATTTGTTGTCGCAAATGGATAATGATCAGTATGTGCCGATATGGACAGTAGCGAATTTTAACCAAGTGAAAAAACTGACGAAAGATATTAAACTTATAACAGAGGTGCTGAGAGAGTCTCCCAATGTTCAAGTTGATGAAGAGGGACAGAAAGTGAGGCCCAATCACAAACGATGTATTGTGATACTTCGTGAGATACCAGATAGCACACCGTTAGAAGATGTGAAG aatttattttctggaGAGGGATGCCCGAGGTTTATTTCGTGCGAGTTTGCTCACAATAGTTCGTGGTATGTGACGTTCGAGTCCGACGAGGATGCTCAAAAGGCCTACCGGTTTTTACGTGAAGAGGTTCGAGAATTTCAG GGAAAGCCGATAATGGCGAGAATCAAAGCTAAACCAATGAACAGGCTACCGATGCCGACGGTAGCCGGTGTAAGTGGTATAAAGAACGGCTACAGAACTCCACCCCCTCCTCCTGTCTATGATCCGAGCAGTTACACGGCTGGACAGCAACGTTTTCTCTATACCAATGGCACGACCATGCCTCAGACAACTATGCCGGCGTACGCGAACCAGGTCGTTTAT caACCGTTTTATCCGGCCGGTATGATGCCTTGGGGACCAACTAGTCCCGCTTATTTCGAGATGTCCAATGTCTTTACGATGAACGGAATCACGCCGCACAACACGTTCACGCGTTCGAACACAAGATATAATCCTCGAAATAG AAATAGACAAAGAAACGGCTCCGATCGAAGCTGCTTAATAGACCCGGCCAATCCCAGCAACAACAGTAACAACCATCACCACTATCACCATCATcatcaccaccaccatcatCAGCCGTCGTCTATGCCACCGCTGAGTAATCGTAGTTCTCATTCTCCTATGACCGGTGGTGGCAACAATAGTGTGTCCCTGAGCTCTTCTACGTCCACTTATCACGCCTCGAGTTTGCCTCCTTCGAAGCCGCTCGCCTCTTCGTCCTCTTCTTCCTACCAGTCCGGCACAAAGTTCCATTCTTCGTCGTCCGCCGTGTCGTCTGTTGAACACGTAAAGGGAGCTTCCTCCTCGTTGTCCTCCGCGCAGGATCAGGACACAACGGCAGCGGTCGAGACCTCCTCCACACCCTCCTCCTCGGCGCCTTCGTTTACCCGCCACCGTATCCATCGCAGGACCAAAGATCAGGACGCGAAGGTAGCAAGCGGGAACAACCATTCGCTGCCGGCGATTAAGGAATCCCTGCCAGCGAGCGGAGGCAGCGGCAGCAACAGCAATTGTGGCGGCCGCAGTAGCGGCGTGCAGTTTGACCTCGAGGCTGCCGCATTCCCACCCCTGCCCGGCCTCGACACCGACCACGGCAAAACGTCGACCGACGTAGGTAGCGGTGGCAGCGCCGGCACTGTCGGCATGGAGTCTTCGTCGCAGAATCGATTGTCCGATGTTGTCAAGGGTACCGCCAAGCTCAAGGCCGTTATCAAGGACAAGGAAAGTGGTGGTAACCAGCCTCAGttgcagcaacagcaacagcccGCAGCGCCTGCGCCAACAGCGGTGAACACCGCCAGTAGATCCGCTAGTCCTGGAGCGAGTACCGGAGCAGAGGCGCAGGGAAGCGCTGCCGCATCGACGAATTCTGCGAACGCCACGCATATCCTTAATCCGCCGACGGCCAACGAGAATACGTCGTCGGCCGACGCTGCCGCGCTCAGCACCGTCGCGCTCACTCCCCCGTCATCTCCTGATAA ATCTATAAAGACTGACGACTCGAACATGGTGAACGGTGTGGACGACGCTGTAGTTGCGAATACGCACCTGCCGGCAGTGGCTACGTCGACGGTAACGACGgctacgacgacgacaacggcAACGACGGCGACGTCAGCCGCAGCGACCACGGACGATGCCGAGACGATGACCAGGTGCGACTGTagcaacgtcgtcgtcgtccctCCTCCTACTGCCTCTTCACAGAACTCTCAAACGCAAACTGGAGTGGCCTCTGCCTTCCCTATA GATCTTACGAGGCCAAGCTATGCCCAAGTAGCGCAACATTGCCGTGAGCTACCTTGTACAAAACACAAAACAGACGAGAGGGATAGAAATGTTTAA